TTCCTGCCGACCAGCGCCGTGGAGATCCGCGGCCTCGCGCCGACTGGCGGCGAAGCCTTCACCACCGACAAGGCGGAGTTCAGTCTCGACTACATCTACCAGTGGGAGTTGTGCGAGGGCGTGACGTTTGCCGCCTCGACCGGCTTCGGCACCAACGGGTTCGGCGACTTCGGCCTGCTCCCGGACGAGCCGACGAACGAGAACTTCAACATCCTCAGCCAGTCGGCCGTGCTCGGGAGCGAGCTGTCCGAGTCGAACACCATCTACTTCGAGTGGTACGGCATCTTCTCCGACGGGCTGGAGGACGAATTCGTGGTGTCCGTGTTCAACATCGGCGTCGACCACTACGTGACCGACAACTTCGTCCTCGACATCCGCGCCGGCGTCGGCCTGTCGGACGACTCGGACGACTTCTTCGCCGGCGTGGGCGGCGGCTACCGCTTCTAGAACGGCGTTCGGTCGACTGGTCGCTCGGCGACCAACGGCGACCGCCGCAGAGGTTCGGCTTGCCGCGTCGTGATCCCGACCAACCGGCCCAACCCAATCAGCCCGCGTGACCGCATTCTGCGGCCCGCGATCGGCCGTAATCTACCCTTCCGGCGCCAATTGAAGAGGGCGGTGGATTCTATGGTTCAGTGACGCACTTTCCACACCGCTCGGGGGGTTCTCCACCCGGACGCCGTCCCCGCTGAGGACCATGCTGAACAACCGCACCGACAACCTGTGGCGCATCGCGGCCATCGCGTGGGGCGTCGCGGCTGTAGGCGTGTGGGCGTGGACTACCAGCTACGGCTTCACCACCTACCAGCCAACGGCTGGAGTCAATCTTTCGTCCTGGCCCACCGGCACGCGGCTGACGCTCGACGCAGAACGGCCCACGCTGGTCGTGTTCCTGCACCCCCGCTGCCCGTGCACGCGGGCGTCGATCCGCGAGCTGGAGCGTGTGCTAACCGGCGCCGGCTTATCTGGCGACCAGCAACCCAGGGTGATCGTCACCGCCACCCTGCCGGCCGACGCCGACGAGCAGTGGCGGCAGACCGACACGGTCCGCGACGCCACGGCGCTGCCCTACGCCAACGTGGCGTGGGACGTCGACGGTGTTGAGGCGAGCCGCTTCGGCGCGGCCACCAGCGGCGCCGTCCGGCTCTACGCGTCGTCCGGCGAGCTGCTCTTTGCTGGCGGCGTGACGCCATCCCGCGGGCACGAGGGCGACAGCGCCGGCCGCGACCGGCTGCTCGCCCTGCTGCGCGGAGACGACACCACCCCACAGCCCCCAACGCCCGTGTTCGGCTGCCGCTTGTGCCTGCCCGCCCCAACCGCCGACGCGCCCGCCGGCGCGGAACGGGTGGCGGCCGCGCTGAACTGATCGCTAACCCACCTACCAACTGCGGCCCCGCGCCGCCCGCCAACCGCCGCCGATGAAACGCAGGCTCGCCAACCACTACCGCGAACTCCACGTCCGCACGGACCGCATGTTCGCCGTGCTGATGCTGATTCAGTG
This genomic interval from Posidoniimonas corsicana contains the following:
- a CDS encoding transporter — protein: MRTVYSLLRAAPLLAVTALCPSACFAQLFEFCDDFTKPWCCQRDPFEERIETERHDFTQSAVTVGRGIVQFEGGYSYFHKETDDERESAHTTPEMLLRVGLTEDIEFRLRYNHTWVFVEDEEDRIGSEDLRFAFKLQLTRQPEAGFLPTSAVEIRGLAPTGGEAFTTDKAEFSLDYIYQWELCEGVTFAASTGFGTNGFGDFGLLPDEPTNENFNILSQSAVLGSELSESNTIYFEWYGIFSDGLEDEFVVSVFNIGVDHYVTDNFVLDIRAGVGLSDDSDDFFAGVGGGYRF